Proteins encoded in a region of the Ruegeria sp. AD91A genome:
- the pyrC gene encoding dihydroorotase, with amino-acid sequence MTTLIFTNARLIDPETGTDSLGWLHIADGLIQGKGNGDVPVADAQVIDCGSKCLAPGIVDIGVKVCEPGERHKESYKSAGLAAAAGGVTTIVTRPDTLPAVDTPETLEFATRRAQADAPVNVLPMAALTKGREGREMTEIGFLQDAGAVAFTDCDHVITNTKVFSRALTYAKSCGALVIAHPQEPGLSTGAAVTSGKFAVLRGLPAVSPMAERMGLDRDIALLEMTGAAYHADQITTARALSALERAKRNGLDITAGTSIHHLTLNELDVADYRTFFKVKPPLRSEDDRQAVIEAVRTGLIDTISSMHTPQDEESKRLPFEEAASGAVALETLLPAALRLYHADQLDLPTLFRAMALNPAKRLGLESGRLSEGAPADLVLFDPDVPFVLDRFALKSKSQNTPFDGQRMQGKVISTYVAGQEVFRSS; translated from the coding sequence CATTCAGGGCAAGGGCAACGGGGACGTGCCCGTCGCTGACGCTCAGGTCATCGACTGCGGTAGCAAGTGCCTCGCTCCCGGCATCGTCGATATCGGCGTCAAGGTCTGCGAGCCGGGGGAACGGCACAAGGAAAGTTACAAATCCGCTGGTCTTGCGGCGGCTGCCGGGGGTGTGACAACCATCGTCACCCGGCCGGATACTCTGCCTGCGGTCGATACGCCGGAAACGCTGGAATTTGCGACAAGGCGCGCGCAGGCGGATGCGCCGGTCAATGTTCTGCCGATGGCCGCGCTGACCAAGGGGCGCGAAGGGCGCGAGATGACCGAGATCGGGTTCTTGCAGGACGCGGGTGCCGTAGCCTTCACCGATTGCGATCATGTCATCACCAATACCAAGGTGTTTTCCCGCGCGCTGACATATGCGAAATCCTGCGGCGCGCTGGTGATTGCCCATCCGCAGGAACCTGGCCTGAGCACAGGGGCGGCTGTGACCAGCGGCAAATTCGCTGTCTTGCGCGGGTTGCCTGCCGTGTCGCCCATGGCCGAACGGATGGGGCTGGACCGGGACATCGCTTTGCTGGAAATGACCGGGGCTGCCTATCACGCGGATCAGATCACCACGGCTCGCGCCCTGTCGGCGCTGGAACGGGCCAAGCGCAACGGGCTGGACATCACCGCTGGTACGTCAATTCACCATCTGACGCTGAACGAGCTCGACGTGGCCGACTATCGCACCTTCTTCAAGGTCAAGCCGCCACTGCGGTCCGAGGATGACCGGCAGGCGGTGATCGAGGCCGTCCGCACCGGCCTCATCGATACGATCAGTTCGATGCACACACCGCAGGACGAGGAAAGCAAACGCCTGCCGTTCGAAGAAGCCGCCTCCGGTGCGGTGGCGCTGGAAACGCTGTTGCCTGCGGCGTTGCGCCTGTATCATGCCGACCAGTTGGACCTGCCGACCCTGTTCCGGGCGATGGCATTGAACCCGGCCAAACGGCTTGGTCTGGAAAGTGGCCGATTGTCGGAAGGTGCCCCGGCAGATCTGGTTCTGTTCGACCCGGATGTGCCTTTTGTGCTTGATCGGTTTGCCTTAAAATCCAAATCTCAGAACACTCCATTTGACGGCCAGCGGATGCAAGGTAAGGTCATTTCGACCTATGTTGCAGGTCAAGAAGTGTTCCGGAGTTCCTAA
- the plsY gene encoding glycerol-3-phosphate 1-O-acyltransferase PlsY has product MPPIDNSTNELLQWAVVGYLMGSIPFGLLLAKVMGLGNLREIGSGNIGATNVLRTGNKAAAALTLLFDAAKGAVAVLIARAYAGEDAAQIAALFAFLGHCFPIWLGFKGGKGVATFLGLWLALDWRVGVACCLSWLVAAAIWRISSVGALAAAALSTTWVLVLTSGQSFILGVILTLLIYWRHSTNVARIKAGTEPKIGKS; this is encoded by the coding sequence ATGCCCCCGATCGACAACTCGACTAACGAACTGCTCCAGTGGGCGGTGGTTGGATATCTGATGGGCTCCATTCCCTTCGGCCTTTTGCTTGCCAAGGTCATGGGGTTGGGAAATCTGCGCGAAATCGGGTCCGGGAATATCGGGGCAACAAACGTCCTGCGTACCGGCAACAAAGCCGCAGCGGCGCTGACATTGCTGTTTGACGCGGCCAAAGGCGCGGTGGCGGTTCTGATTGCCCGTGCTTATGCCGGAGAAGACGCCGCACAAATCGCAGCCCTTTTTGCCTTTCTGGGCCATTGCTTTCCTATCTGGCTGGGGTTTAAGGGCGGAAAAGGCGTGGCCACCTTTCTGGGCCTCTGGCTGGCGCTGGACTGGCGCGTCGGTGTCGCTTGCTGTCTCAGCTGGTTGGTGGCGGCAGCGATCTGGCGGATATCCTCGGTCGGCGCGTTGGCCGCGGCTGCACTTTCAACAACCTGGGTGCTGGTTCTGACCAGCGGGCAATCTTTTATCCTGGGGGTTATTCTGACGCTTCTAATCTACTGGCGTCACAGCACCAATGTCGCGCGAATCAAGGCTGGAACTGAACCGAAAATCGGAAAGTCGTGA
- a CDS encoding YHS domain-containing (seleno)protein, which translates to MNKFKSLIGGVALSVAVATSALAAGVDINASSTGLAMQGYDPVAYFTVGEATKGDYRITTLYDDAMYRFSSEENKAAFEANPEAYLPAYGGYCAFGTAMGFKFDGDPNYWKIVDNKLYLNLSEDIQERWEGDIPGFIESASANWEDIADKTPAELQKQ; encoded by the coding sequence ATGAACAAGTTTAAATCTCTGATCGGTGGCGTCGCTCTGTCCGTTGCAGTGGCAACATCCGCTCTGGCTGCGGGTGTGGACATCAACGCGAGCTCGACTGGTCTGGCCATGCAGGGTTATGACCCGGTTGCCTATTTCACCGTCGGTGAAGCCACCAAAGGTGACTACCGCATCACCACGCTGTACGACGATGCAATGTATCGTTTCTCGTCGGAAGAAAACAAAGCCGCCTTCGAAGCCAACCCGGAAGCCTACCTGCCTGCCTACGGTGGCTACTGCGCCTTCGGTACAGCCATGGGCTTCAAGTTCGACGGTGACCCGAACTACTGGAAAATCGTCGACAACAAGCTGTACCTGAACCTGTCGGAAGACATCCAGGAACGCTGGGAAGGCGACATCCCGGGCTTTATCGAAAGCGCGAGCGCAAACTGGGAAGACATCGCGGACAAGACCCCTGCTGAATTGCAGAAGCAATAA
- a CDS encoding outer membrane protein: MTLKLALITTVATVVAGSAMAQSSGNWTGFYGGLQLGYADVDTSLSGVDGDGVIGGIILGYDYDLGDWVVGGGFDYDWTDVDLSGAATVEDVWRLKARAGYKINPQGLLYGTAGYAEAGTDTLGSDDGWFIGAGYEQIVAPNVSIGGELLYHEFDNFNGNNVDVDATTLQIRASYRF; the protein is encoded by the coding sequence ATGACATTGAAATTGGCTCTCATCACCACTGTCGCAACCGTGGTCGCGGGATCGGCAATGGCACAATCCTCGGGCAACTGGACCGGGTTTTATGGCGGTCTGCAACTGGGTTATGCCGATGTGGACACCAGCCTGTCCGGGGTCGACGGCGATGGCGTAATCGGTGGTATCATCCTGGGTTACGATTATGATCTCGGCGACTGGGTCGTTGGCGGCGGTTTTGACTATGACTGGACTGACGTGGATCTGTCTGGCGCCGCAACTGTCGAAGATGTCTGGCGGCTGAAGGCGCGTGCTGGCTACAAAATAAACCCGCAAGGTTTGCTATATGGCACCGCAGGCTATGCCGAAGCTGGTACGGACACCTTGGGCAGCGATGACGGGTGGTTCATTGGCGCAGGCTACGAACAGATCGTGGCCCCAAACGTGAGTATTGGTGGAGAACTGCTGTACCACGAATTCGATAACTTCAACGGAAACAATGTGGATGTCGACGCAACCACATTGCAGATTCGCGCCTCTTACCGGTTCTGA
- a CDS encoding quinone oxidoreductase — MQTTAKTVVVHEFGGPEVLRIEDRPVGDPGPGEIRIRHQACGLNFIDVYQRTGLYPLDLPHALGMEASGVIEAVGDGVTHLQPGQRAAYAAAPPGAYCEARVMPAAQVCPLPDGITFEAAAAMMLKGLTVEYLFHRTTPLKRGDTVLFHAAAGGVGLIACQWAKSEGITLIGTAGTDEKCSLARFNGAAHCINYRSENFTERVAEITKGQGVDVVMDSVGADTFQGSLNCLRPLGMMISFGNASGPVPPFDIGVLGQKGSLKITRPTLFTHIADHSVCQAMARRLFGKVEGREVKIHIDQRFALDQVADAHRALEARQTTGSTILDL; from the coding sequence ATGCAGACAACAGCAAAAACGGTTGTAGTTCACGAATTCGGCGGGCCCGAGGTGTTGCGGATCGAAGACAGGCCAGTGGGCGACCCCGGACCGGGTGAAATACGTATTCGCCACCAGGCCTGCGGCCTAAATTTTATCGACGTATATCAACGTACTGGATTGTACCCCCTTGATCTTCCTCATGCTTTGGGCATGGAAGCGTCCGGCGTCATCGAGGCCGTCGGGGACGGGGTGACGCACCTGCAACCCGGCCAGCGGGCCGCATATGCGGCAGCCCCACCCGGAGCGTATTGCGAGGCCCGCGTAATGCCTGCGGCACAGGTGTGCCCTCTGCCGGACGGCATCACATTCGAAGCTGCTGCGGCAATGATGTTGAAGGGTTTGACGGTTGAATACCTGTTTCACCGAACCACTCCGCTGAAACGCGGGGATACGGTGCTGTTTCACGCAGCGGCCGGTGGGGTCGGACTGATCGCCTGCCAATGGGCGAAATCCGAGGGGATCACCCTGATTGGCACGGCGGGAACCGACGAGAAATGCAGCCTTGCCCGGTTCAACGGGGCTGCGCATTGCATCAACTACCGATCCGAGAATTTCACCGAACGGGTGGCCGAGATCACCAAGGGTCAGGGCGTGGACGTGGTGATGGATTCCGTCGGGGCGGATACGTTCCAAGGATCGCTGAATTGTTTGAGACCGTTAGGGATGATGATTTCCTTCGGCAACGCGTCCGGGCCGGTGCCGCCGTTCGATATCGGTGTTCTGGGTCAGAAAGGATCGCTCAAGATCACCCGACCCACCTTGTTCACCCATATTGCGGATCACTCCGTGTGTCAGGCAATGGCGCGCCGCTTGTTCGGCAAGGTCGAGGGCAGAGAGGTCAAGATTCACATCGATCAGCGTTTTGCGCTTGATCAGGTTGCCGATGCCCATCGCGCGCTTGAAGCGCGACAGACCACGGGCAGTACGATTCTGGACCTCTGA
- a CDS encoding DUF2189 domain-containing protein, whose product MAKTIGNPISWAAQNLGAAGDHVSDSVSQLGSADIKHLPMVQTLTMQDLRACLRAGYHDFLETRADAIFIVLIYPIAGLLMFGFALNVSMIPLLAPLVAGFALIGPVAAVGLYEISRKREQGSTAHWLDAFGVFRSPSFGAILVLGFYLVMLLLIWLMVAQSIYTHTMGPEAPASLGAFAQQVFSTTAGWTMMAVGLTVGFVFALCALAVSVVSFPLLLDRKVGLPVAVVTSFRVLRHNPGVILTWGFIVAALLFLGALPMLLGLIVVMPVLGHATWHLYRRAIA is encoded by the coding sequence ATGGCTAAAACAATCGGAAATCCGATCAGCTGGGCAGCCCAGAATCTGGGTGCGGCCGGTGATCATGTCTCGGATAGCGTTTCACAACTCGGAAGCGCAGATATCAAGCATCTGCCGATGGTGCAGACACTGACGATGCAGGATCTGCGCGCTTGCCTGCGGGCGGGGTATCACGACTTTCTCGAAACACGGGCGGACGCCATATTCATTGTACTGATTTACCCGATCGCAGGGCTTTTGATGTTCGGCTTTGCCCTGAACGTCAGTATGATTCCACTTCTGGCTCCTCTCGTTGCCGGTTTTGCTTTGATCGGTCCGGTGGCAGCCGTGGGTTTGTACGAGATCAGCCGCAAACGAGAGCAAGGCAGCACGGCGCATTGGCTGGATGCGTTCGGCGTCTTTCGCTCGCCGTCATTCGGCGCAATTCTGGTACTCGGGTTTTATCTGGTGATGCTTCTGCTGATCTGGCTGATGGTGGCGCAAAGCATCTACACGCATACAATGGGTCCAGAAGCCCCTGCGTCACTGGGCGCTTTTGCTCAGCAAGTATTCTCTACGACTGCCGGCTGGACGATGATGGCAGTCGGACTCACCGTTGGATTCGTGTTCGCTCTGTGCGCTCTGGCGGTCAGTGTCGTCAGCTTTCCATTGCTTCTGGACCGGAAAGTCGGATTGCCGGTGGCGGTTGTGACGTCGTTTCGCGTGTTGCGTCACAACCCCGGCGTCATCTTGACCTGGGGGTTCATCGTGGCTGCCCTTCTGTTTCTGGGTGCCCTGCCGATGCTGTTGGGTTTGATCGTAGTGATGCCGGTTCTGGGTCATGCCACATGGCACCTGTACCGCCGCGCGATTGCGTGA
- a CDS encoding NAD(P)H-quinone oxidoreductase — MTQMMRAVEITEPGGPDVLQLTERSVPEPGAGQVVLKVAYAGVNRPDALQRAGAYDPPPGASDLPGLEASGEVVSVGAGVQGLSVGDQVCALLPGGGYAEYVATPAAHCLPVPAGMGMKEAACLPETFFTVWSNVFTRGGLKAGERFLVHGGSSGIGTTAIQLANAFGARVFATAGSDEKCEACVKLGAERAINYRDEDFVAVMRAEGGANLILDMVGGDYLPRNVKALAEDGRLVQIAFLQGPVVELNFALMMVKRLTLTGSTLRPQSDLAKAGIAQDLREAVWPLLEAGKVAPVMDSEFDLAEAAAAHARMESSGHIGKIVLKVSG, encoded by the coding sequence ATGACCCAGATGATGCGCGCTGTTGAGATCACCGAACCGGGTGGTCCTGATGTTTTGCAACTGACCGAGCGTTCTGTCCCCGAACCGGGTGCAGGGCAAGTGGTGCTGAAAGTGGCTTATGCCGGCGTGAATCGCCCGGATGCGTTGCAACGTGCGGGCGCTTACGATCCGCCGCCCGGTGCCAGTGACTTGCCGGGGCTTGAGGCTTCGGGCGAGGTTGTCTCGGTTGGGGCCGGTGTCCAGGGACTGTCCGTCGGCGATCAGGTCTGCGCGTTGCTGCCGGGCGGAGGCTATGCCGAATACGTCGCCACTCCTGCGGCCCACTGCCTGCCGGTGCCTGCCGGCATGGGAATGAAAGAGGCGGCTTGCCTGCCTGAGACCTTTTTCACCGTCTGGTCCAACGTGTTTACGCGGGGCGGGTTGAAGGCAGGCGAGAGATTTCTGGTCCATGGTGGCTCGAGTGGGATTGGTACGACAGCCATCCAGTTGGCCAACGCCTTTGGTGCCCGCGTTTTTGCCACCGCAGGTTCGGATGAGAAATGCGAAGCTTGCGTCAAATTGGGTGCGGAAAGGGCGATCAACTACCGCGATGAGGATTTTGTGGCCGTCATGCGGGCCGAAGGTGGGGCAAACCTGATCCTCGACATGGTCGGTGGCGACTATCTTCCGCGTAACGTCAAAGCTCTGGCCGAGGATGGGCGGCTGGTCCAGATCGCCTTCCTGCAAGGACCGGTCGTGGAGCTGAACTTTGCCCTGATGATGGTCAAGCGCCTGACCTTGACCGGCAGCACCCTGCGCCCACAAAGCGATCTGGCCAAGGCCGGGATTGCGCAGGACCTGCGCGAAGCCGTCTGGCCTCTGCTTGAGGCTGGCAAGGTAGCGCCTGTTATGGATAGCGAATTTGATCTGGCCGAGGCTGCGGCCGCCCATGCACGCATGGAAAGCTCGGGCCATATTGGCAAGATCGTTCTGAAAGTCTCGGGCTGA
- a CDS encoding COQ9 family protein, protein MTTTYEDAKHQLLDAMLNHVPFDGWSETSFRASISDCGLDDGLARAICPRGAVDLALAYHARGDQAMLDRIKSEDLSGLKFRDKIAASVRFRLQAVEDKELVRRGMTLFSLPTYAADGAKAVWQTCDLIWDTLGDTSDDVNWYTKRATLSGVYSSTLLFWLGDDSPGHQRTWEFLDRRIANVMEFEKLKAQMRDNPVLKPFLAVPNWLAGQVKAPEKMRADLPGKLNPRK, encoded by the coding sequence ATGACCACCACATATGAAGATGCAAAACACCAGCTTTTGGATGCAATGCTGAACCATGTTCCCTTCGATGGATGGTCGGAAACCAGTTTTCGTGCCTCCATTTCCGACTGTGGTCTGGATGACGGCCTGGCGCGCGCGATCTGTCCGCGCGGCGCAGTTGATCTGGCACTGGCCTATCATGCGCGCGGCGATCAGGCGATGCTGGACCGCATAAAGTCCGAAGACCTGAGTGGGCTGAAATTTCGGGACAAGATTGCCGCTTCGGTTCGGTTCCGTTTGCAAGCGGTCGAGGATAAAGAACTGGTGCGCCGGGGCATGACTCTGTTTTCCCTGCCAACTTACGCGGCAGACGGTGCCAAGGCAGTTTGGCAGACCTGCGATCTGATCTGGGATACGTTGGGCGATACCTCGGACGACGTGAACTGGTACACGAAACGGGCCACTTTGTCGGGTGTCTATTCCTCGACCTTGTTGTTCTGGCTGGGCGATGACAGCCCGGGTCATCAGCGCACGTGGGAGTTTCTGGATCGCCGGATCGCGAACGTCATGGAGTTCGAAAAGCTCAAGGCACAGATGCGCGACAACCCGGTGTTGAAACCGTTTCTGGCGGTTCCGAACTGGCTGGCGGGTCAGGTGAAAGCACCAGAGAAAATGCGAGCAGACCTTCCGGGAAAACTGAACCCCCGAAAGTAG
- the rpsU gene encoding 30S ribosomal protein S21, whose amino-acid sequence MQVSVRDNNVDQALRALKKKLQREGVFREMKLKQHFEKPSEKKAREKAEAIRRARKLARKKAQREGLL is encoded by the coding sequence ATGCAGGTTAGTGTTCGCGACAATAACGTCGATCAGGCGCTTCGTGCCCTGAAGAAAAAGCTGCAGCGCGAAGGCGTGTTCCGCGAAATGAAGCTTAAGCAACATTTCGAGAAACCGTCCGAGAAAAAAGCGCGCGAGAAGGCTGAAGCGATCCGTCGTGCCCGTAAACTGGCACGTAAGAAAGCACAGCGCGAAGGTTTGCTCTAA
- a CDS encoding CAP domain-containing protein encodes MSTASTFEREMLGLINQERTSRGLNPLQLETQLNDSSEDHSTWMLNTDTFSHTGSGGSSATQRMQGAGFDLEGSWRTGENIAWQSERGAPGISDDVAQLHQNLMSSPGHRANILNPDFKYIGIGVETGDMQGFDAVMVTQNFAATDAAVMLDNGNTNTPPVPPTTPDEVAVPEEPEVETPDTDVTETEEPGTETPGTEEPTPETPDIDVTETEEPEPETPDTDVTETEKPGTETPGTEEPTPEAPDTDVTETEEPEPETPDTDVTETEEPEPEMPDTEVVDGGEPEAFCFDVQAFLDEIANFLENLQAQFDEFDWDDDMNGDTDVAGTDDVDMMPTADATSETESEPAGTETADVDDCDIIMVNFFNFDCMMDAA; translated from the coding sequence ATGTCGACTGCAAGTACATTCGAACGCGAGATGCTGGGGCTGATAAACCAGGAACGCACATCCCGCGGGCTCAACCCGCTGCAACTTGAAACGCAGCTAAACGACTCGTCCGAAGATCACAGCACTTGGATGTTGAATACAGACACATTCAGTCACACCGGTTCTGGCGGTTCCAGTGCAACCCAGCGGATGCAAGGTGCCGGTTTCGATCTTGAGGGAAGCTGGCGTACTGGCGAAAACATCGCATGGCAGTCAGAACGCGGAGCGCCTGGCATCAGCGATGACGTGGCGCAACTGCACCAAAACCTGATGAGCAGCCCGGGCCACCGCGCCAATATCCTGAACCCGGATTTCAAATATATCGGGATCGGCGTCGAAACCGGTGACATGCAGGGCTTTGATGCGGTGATGGTCACCCAGAACTTTGCCGCGACCGACGCGGCAGTCATGCTGGACAACGGCAATACAAACACACCGCCAGTTCCGCCAACCACGCCGGACGAAGTCGCCGTACCAGAAGAGCCGGAAGTCGAAACGCCGGATACTGACGTCACTGAAACCGAAGAGCCAGGAACTGAGACGCCCGGAACCGAAGAGCCTACACCCGAGACACCGGACATCGATGTCACCGAGACTGAAGAGCCGGAACCCGAAACGCCGGATACTGACGTCACCGAAACCGAAAAGCCAGGAACTGAGACGCCCGGAACCGAAGAGCCTACACCCGAGGCACCAGACACCGATGTCACCGAGACTGAAGAGCCGGAACCCGAAACGCCGGATACTGACGTCACCGAAACCGAGGAACCGGAACCTGAAATGCCGGACACCGAAGTGGTTGATGGCGGTGAGCCCGAAGCATTCTGCTTTGACGTTCAGGCCTTCCTCGATGAAATCGCCAATTTCCTCGAAAACCTGCAAGCGCAGTTTGACGAGTTCGATTGGGATGACGACATGAACGGCGACACGGACGTGGCCGGCACCGATGATGTCGACATGATGCCGACCGCCGACGCCACGTCGGAAACAGAGTCCGAGCCTGCGGGTACCGAAACAGCCGACGTCGATGACTGTGACATCATAATGGTCAACTTCTTCAACTTTGACTGCATGATGGATGCAGCCTAA
- the ppk2 gene encoding polyphosphate kinase 2 — translation MDNENTGAPKDWLEAELEDTLDEDFEIEFSEPMLSMEVRKIYREQHPDMLDRKVYFRNLLRLQAELIKVQDWVQHTGAKVCILFEGRDSAGKGGVIKRITQRLNPRVARVVALPAPSRREQSQWYFQRYVPHLPAAGEIVLFDRSWYNRAGVERVMGFASEDQVEQFFQDVPEFERMLVRSGVILLKYWFSITDEEQQLRFLMRIHDPMKQWKLSPMDLESRIRWESYTKAKEDMLFRTNIPEAPWYIVEGNDKKRERLNCIEHLLTRIPYEDVPQEKVNLPDRKYNPEYERRVLPDELYVPKIY, via the coding sequence TTGGACAACGAAAACACTGGCGCCCCTAAAGACTGGCTGGAAGCCGAGCTGGAGGACACGCTCGATGAAGACTTCGAGATAGAATTCAGTGAGCCGATGCTGTCGATGGAAGTCCGGAAAATCTATCGGGAACAGCATCCGGACATGTTGGATCGCAAGGTTTACTTCCGCAACCTGCTGCGCCTGCAGGCCGAACTGATCAAGGTTCAGGACTGGGTGCAGCATACCGGGGCCAAGGTCTGTATCTTGTTTGAAGGCCGTGACAGTGCCGGCAAGGGCGGGGTGATCAAGCGGATCACCCAGCGTCTGAACCCGCGCGTGGCCCGCGTGGTCGCGTTGCCGGCACCCAGCCGCCGTGAGCAAAGCCAGTGGTATTTCCAGCGCTATGTACCGCATCTGCCGGCGGCGGGTGAAATCGTTCTGTTCGACCGCTCGTGGTACAACCGGGCGGGGGTCGAGCGGGTAATGGGTTTTGCGTCCGAGGACCAGGTTGAACAGTTCTTTCAGGACGTTCCCGAATTCGAACGAATGCTGGTGCGGTCAGGGGTCATTCTGCTGAAATACTGGTTCTCGATCACGGATGAGGAACAGCAGTTGCGGTTCCTCATGCGTATTCATGATCCGATGAAACAGTGGAAGCTGTCGCCGATGGATCTGGAATCCCGCATCCGCTGGGAGTCCTACACAAAGGCAAAAGAGGACATGCTTTTCCGAACCAACATCCCCGAGGCCCCTTGGTACATTGTCGAAGGCAATGACAAAAAGCGTGAACGGCTGAACTGTATCGAGCATCTATTGACAAGAATCCCGTACGAGGACGTGCCTCAGGAAAAGGTCAATCTGCCCGACCGCAAGTACAACCCGGAATACGAGCGCCGCGTTTTGCCGGATGAGCTTTACGTACCAAAGATCTATTGA
- a CDS encoding CPBP family intramembrane glutamic endopeptidase, which translates to MTFLLSLMPSIWPWLVLISAQLAALARRTGIAFSLLVLFISIASAIGLMSPTAIAAVVFGLVGAALLPHLKGWPAIAGHLLLILWCLVMGAHLLPGFNNLKILDQVQAGAGSASFTMHLNLDKPMVFFAILLAWPRMQRGKTQIKPTAVLVGLLILPGLFLIGFSLGSVQPEFTVPPWWLVFALSNAFLTCLTEEAFFRGYLQSAFAVRLGDAWSVITASLLFGLAHFAGGPALVAFASILGLACGLGYYATSRLWVPVAMHFGFNLTHLFLFTYPGPL; encoded by the coding sequence GTGACATTCCTTCTTTCCCTGATGCCCTCCATCTGGCCATGGCTGGTCCTGATCTCGGCGCAATTGGCGGCACTGGCCCGGCGAACTGGCATCGCCTTTTCTCTGCTGGTTTTGTTCATCAGCATTGCCTCGGCAATAGGATTGATGTCACCCACGGCGATCGCTGCGGTGGTCTTTGGTTTGGTCGGAGCTGCTTTGCTACCCCATTTGAAAGGTTGGCCTGCTATCGCCGGGCACCTGTTATTGATCCTGTGGTGCCTGGTCATGGGTGCACATCTGCTGCCAGGATTCAACAATTTGAAAATTCTGGATCAGGTGCAGGCGGGTGCGGGAAGCGCCAGTTTCACCATGCACCTGAACCTAGACAAACCGATGGTCTTCTTTGCCATTCTTCTGGCCTGGCCCCGGATGCAGCGCGGAAAAACGCAGATCAAACCCACAGCTGTGCTGGTAGGGTTACTGATCCTTCCTGGCCTGTTTCTCATCGGTTTTTCCCTCGGCTCGGTGCAGCCGGAGTTTACGGTCCCCCCTTGGTGGCTGGTATTTGCCTTGTCCAACGCGTTTCTGACCTGCCTGACGGAAGAAGCCTTTTTTCGTGGCTATCTGCAATCGGCTTTCGCCGTACGTCTTGGGGACGCTTGGAGCGTGATCACAGCGAGCCTGCTGTTCGGGCTGGCCCATTTCGCCGGAGGTCCGGCGCTCGTGGCTTTTGCTTCTATTCTCGGGCTGGCCTGCGGATTGGGATACTATGCAACCAGCCGCCTCTGGGTTCCCGTTGCAATGCATTTTGGGTTCAACCTGACGCACCTGTTTCTGTTCACCTATCCTGGCCCCTTATGA
- a CDS encoding Lrp/AsnC family transcriptional regulator — MSLDATDRKILAALQKNGRMSNSELSEQVNLSPSACHRRVQRLEVDGYIRNYVALLDARKMNVPTTVFVEITLQGQAEEVLDAFEKAVARIPDVLECHLMAGTADYILKVVAENTEDFARIHRQYLSRLPGVAQMQSSFALRTVFKTTALPV, encoded by the coding sequence ATGAGCTTGGACGCGACTGATCGAAAGATTCTGGCGGCACTTCAGAAAAATGGTCGGATGTCGAATTCGGAATTGTCTGAACAGGTCAACCTGTCTCCGTCCGCTTGCCACCGGCGCGTGCAAAGGCTTGAGGTTGACGGGTATATCCGCAACTACGTGGCTTTGCTGGATGCCCGGAAGATGAACGTGCCGACAACCGTCTTTGTCGAGATCACGCTGCAAGGTCAGGCCGAAGAGGTTCTGGATGCGTTTGAAAAGGCGGTGGCCCGGATACCGGATGTGTTGGAATGCCATCTGATGGCCGGTACGGCGGATTACATTTTGAAAGTCGTGGCGGAGAACACCGAAGATTTCGCACGCATTCATCGACAATACTTGTCGCGCCTGCCAGGGGTGGCCCAAATGCAAAGTTCGTTTGCTCTGCGTACCGTGTTCAAGACCACTGCCTTACCGGTCTGA